The Clavelina lepadiformis chromosome 3, kaClaLepa1.1, whole genome shotgun sequence region ttgtaattaattattcttaCAGACAACTCACCAAAACCTCCTGCATCATAAACACACGTCTATTGTAATGTAAATACAATCGCCTTTTCCTAAGAAATGCGCAATACTCTGAAATCTAAAAAACTCGACTTGGTAGTGATTGGCGAACaactcaaattttaaaaaatcgaATTGCTGTCAGCAATTTTTCTTCTTCACTTGGTTTGAAACAAACTGCTATAAAATTAGGACGCAGCGTGACCACCGACCAATACCAGCAACAGACAAAAAGTAGACCTTCAGTCTCCCTTTCTAATAAACCGCTGCCCTTTTTACTGTAAGAAAGGACTAACCTTGTCAGAAGGCGTTAGCCGGGTCCAAGGTTTGTCACCACGTCTATCGTAATTCTGAACTTCATATACTTCAACATATTCGTGCCagttaattaaaacttttcgTTCAACAAGTTCCTTGACAGTTGGGCGCATTGATAATTTTCGTGTGAGTTGTCGTTTGACCtgcaaaaattgatgaaattgtttttgagtGAAGTTTGAGGTTCTTATTTTGGACAGCAACAAAACGAAAGTACAAATTAGAACAAAAGCAATTGCCGCAGAAAttggaataaaaataatttgtcaaGCAAAGTTTGTTAGGTGGAAGCACAGCCCTCAAGTACAGTGTTACCTTTTCGCGTTCTTTGAAACGATCTTCTGCAGTTTCATTAGGGAGTATGTTTCGTTCCTGAAGCTCTGATTTGGTGGGTCTTTGGCTTAAGCGCCTAAATTACCACAAATATAGCACCAAAAGTaacgaaaaaaaacaaagtgtgACATTATTTCTCTTAAACTGCTACACAATCTGCTTTAGCTGATAAAGATATGTATCATTAATGACCTGGTGAGATTTATTTTAAGTGCAGAACGTTCTTCCTCCGATTTTTCAGGGCTAGATATAATATTACGCTGTTCAAGTTCTTCTCGGTTTGGACGGTTGGCTAAGCGCAGTGCCAACGTGTCTCTACGAGCAACTTTAGCAGCTAAACCGCCAACATCCTCAtctatcaaaattaaaaattcatgAGCTATTgtcgataaaaagtatttcaaaacTCTGTTTTTAGTTAATTAAATGCCAAGCAAGCTAAAGTACCATCATCATTCGAATTTTCATCATCCTTATATAAAATAGGACCGGATGAGTCAGAGGAGTCCGAGTCAtagtttgttgcaaaattacGATTTTCTTTGTCGCTACCAATCGTCTCCGAAATGTATCTGTAAAAAGTTTATGAATTTCAATATATTTCAACATGTATTCTTTGTATTAGCAATGCTGACAGAACATACTGAGGTACAATGATTTGTGTTGTTCTTTGGATGATTTCAGCGCTGCCTGCAAACACCACAGGGCTACTTTTGGAAATCGCATGAGTTGCTTGAGATCCTTCAgattgaattaaattaaaattgaatagAAGCAAAAAGATTCAAAGAAAGCATAAGCAAAACATTAGCAAAGACTTTTTGCCATGAAGTTACCTGATGACATGCGATTAGGTTTGTTGGATGCATGAGGCTGATATTGCGACTGATGTGTGTCTGGGTAAGGTGGTCGTGGACCTGACGTGAAATTCACATCCTGTTGAatatttaaaagatttatGCTCTAAAACAGaggtgtccaacccgtgggccacatttggcccgcgggaaagttctgagtggcccgcgcggtatttgtcgaaatgacttatattatTAACTGAATCGCCTACGTAAGTAGAAGTAGTTTAagtagaaattagcagtaaacactcaagtggcccacgcaatcattcgtaaaccgcatgtggccctttggccaaaaaggttaGACACCCCTGCTCTAAAACAAGAAGAGGGTTCCCAAGTATTAAACGAGAATTAATAAATCCTTagtcaacaaaattaaaactaacaCACAGTACACACAGTAACCAGACAGTTTTAGTAGCTTACTTGGTTTGAAAGCAGCTTTGTTGGTTTGGGTGGTGGCTTGGGAGGGGGACCTCGTGGCCCAATGGATATTTGTCCGGTTTGTGGAGTAATGGTTGGAGGTGGCTaagtacaaaattaaaaaaaaacttgtaacCAATAGAGCACCAGTTAGTTAAATGAGATATTATGACTGCATTTTGCAGTACCTTGTATGTTCGCTTAGCAGCAACTGGTCGTTTTACAATGTCTTCTTGGGAATGCTCTTCAtgtcttgttttattataaGATGAAATATCATTTGAAGAGCTTGGCATCAATGCAACTCTagtaattgaaatattttataaattaaatattatgaGGAGCAAATCTGCTTTGTATATGGGCATTGATGTAACATTAAAGAACAAGTTTGGCTAGTGTCAGAAAATACAGGATAGATCCAAATTTTTAGTTCAAAATGCAGAACTCAGACATTTCAATTAACCGTGTCATACATTAAGGATTACATTCGATATCACAGCACTAATACAGCTTCAGGAGAAATgaacaaattttgaataaaatgtaTCATATTGTTGTTGAAATGAACTTAATCAAATTTTTATGGCACTAAATTTCACAAAGACAACAATACGCTGTTATAGTAATACATTCAATAGATGGGAGATGACACCAATGAGAGCAACTGTGGAATAATACATTGTAACATTAGGCACAACCATAAAAGGAATAATGTAGGTTTGACATAAAGTATCACCTGGTATTGGACATGGCTGGTAGTTGAGCAACATCTGAACTATAAGATGCATcactttgtgctgttgctgcaGTTGAATTGTAATTAACATCCACATGCTGTGCTGCATTTACTCCAGCAGATGGTCGACGATCTCTGACTACAGCTGAGTGAATATTCTCAGGCTTGCCAGAAGCAGCTTTATTGTGATTTCCAGAAAAGCGTGCTCCTAAAGCAGTGTGTAGCGATGCAGCAGGGATTTGTGGCCCAGTAAGATTGTCAGGATGAATAGGTTTTCCAGACTGGGAGATATTTACATGCCTAGAAGAACTAGACTCTCCAGGAATTCTGTTCATTGAAAAAGTAGATGAATTTTGTTGTCTTTGCACAGCTT contains the following coding sequences:
- the LOC143449261 gene encoding uncharacterized protein LOC143449261, with product MDNGKTSSIYTSTDNMDKKLDSQTGQSLSESIEAVKVSDDHKQRKEKAHSNWTKIFQPWKWKRKKKSDKFSSTATTLERKISVRSTREDLIKRGLLHSDTTVKTLPEDDEESVSTDTDKPNNNSLPVSSQANSEHTSSSFVPTPQFSSSESDCVPLGSIIASRPGITTARPIHPKCSSDEVPRSRNEEARSYHRLSYQIATSYDNDGLDANSMNVGHFQLRNHDGNDMVAVGLIGKNSNQARCAPIMSGSSMNRPQAVQRQQNSSTFSMNRIPGESSSSRHVNISQSGKPIHPDNLTGPQIPAASLHTALGARFSGNHNKAASGKPENIHSAVVRDRRPSAGVNAAQHVDVNYNSTAATAQSDASYSSDVAQLPAMSNTRVALMPSSSNDISSYNKTRHEEHSQEDIVKRPVAAKRTYKPPPTITPQTGQISIGPRGPPPKPPPKPTKLLSNQDVNFTSGPRPPYPDTHQSQYQPHASNKPNRMSSGSQATHAISKSSPVVFAGSAEIIQRTTQIIVPQYISETIGSDKENRNFATNYDSDSSDSSGPILYKDDENSNDDDEDVGGLAAKVARRDTLALRLANRPNREELEQRNIISSPEKSEEERSALKINLTRRLSQRPTKSELQERNILPNETAEDRFKEREKVKRQLTRKLSMRPTVKELVERKVLINWHEYVEVYEVQNYDRRGDKPWTRLTPSDKASIRKELNEFKANEMQVHEESRRYTRFHKP